A single genomic interval of Zingiber officinale cultivar Zhangliang chromosome 4A, Zo_v1.1, whole genome shotgun sequence harbors:
- the LOC121970844 gene encoding pentatricopeptide repeat-containing protein At2g38420, mitochondrial-like, with protein sequence MIMSSSCARNICMRSCRWFASSRNGKRQRSLSEQLAMDTLKKKIAEEPNDGTNHISILTNCFRSYDTDPSPSAYAFVIRHLFRNRMLAHVSSVLEHLEKDERFDVPEGMFVTVIQNFGQTGRLQDAVDLFFRIPKFRSTPTVVSLNALLAVLCESKEGLAMVGDVLSKAPEMNIRFEATTFSILIEALCRNGKLSFAMELLEMMQLHECDPDAGLYSIVLVSLCKQGGSAQVIEFLEKIRNAGFDPGASEYSHVISLLIDEGKADDAHSFLVMMRMEGKRPDIMIYNRILDAFILANDYKKADELFDEMLLIGLVPCSTTYNTYIHGLCKQGNLEKARRMLICMEKAGCKPDVETFSAVIDGYAKTGDMAKAKELMQEVREKMPIIDTNSF encoded by the coding sequence ATGATCATGTCCAGTTCTTGTGCAAGGAACATCTGTATGAGAAGTTGCAGATGGTTTGCATCCTCCCGCAACGGCAAACGGCAGCGGAGTCTCAGCGAGCAGCTGGCAATGGATACCTTGAAGAAGAAAATTGCCGAAGAACCAAACGACGGGACCAATCATATCTCCATCTTGACTAATTGCTTCCGCAGCTACGACACTGATCCGAGCCCATCCGCCTACGCCTTCGTCATCAGACATCTCTTCCGAAATCGCATGCTCGCTCACGTATCTTCTGTCCTCGAGCATCTCGAGAAAGACGAGAGATTTGATGTTCCAGAAGGAATGTTTGTCACTGTGATCCAGAACTTCGGCCAAACAGGCAGACTCCAGGACGCCGTGGATCTCTTCTTCAGAATCCCAAAGTTTCGGAGCACGCCTACTGTGGTTTCATTGAACGCATTGCTTGCTGTTCTTTGCGAGAGCAAGGAGGGCCTTGCCATGGTCGGAGATGTGCTGTCGAAGGCGCCGGAGATGAACATTCGGTTCGAGGCAACAACCTTTTCCATCCTCATAGAAGCTCTTTGCCGGAACGGGAAGTTGAGCTTTGCAATGGAGCTTCTGGAGATGATGCAACTCCATGAATGTGATCCTGATGCTGGATTGTATTCAATTGTGCTTGTGTCACTTTGCAAACAGGGAGGTTCTGCTCAGGTGATAGAATTCTTGGAGAAGATTCGAAATGCCGGGTTCGATCCTGGTGCATCGGAGTATAGCCATGTTATCAGCTTACTTATTGATGAAGGCAAAGCCGATGATGCACATTCCTTTCTAGTGATGATGAGAATGGAGGGCAAAAGGCCTGATATCATGATCTACAATAGGATTTTGGATGCGTTCATCTTGGCAAATGATTATAAGAAGGCTGATGAATTGTTTGACGAAATGCTTCTGATAGGTCTTGTACCTTGTTCTACTACTTACAACACCTACATACATGGACTTTGCAAGCAAGGCAATCTCGAAAAAGCTCGTCGGATGCTAATCTGCATGGAGAAAGCCGGTTGCAAACCTGATGTCGAAACCTTCAGTGCTGTGATCGATGGATATGCGAAAACAGGGGACATGGCTAAAGCAAAGGAGCTTATGCAGGAGGTTCGCGAGAAAATGCCTATAATTGACACCAATTCCTTTTGA